A section of the Labrus bergylta chromosome 21, fLabBer1.1, whole genome shotgun sequence genome encodes:
- the LOC109987560 gene encoding transmembrane protease serine 9-like: protein MTPLNTRIVGGEDAPPGSWPWQVSLQIFGGHVCGGSLINKEWVMTAAHCFFSASPTDWQVSLGRQNLQGENPNEVTKSVDTIILHPNYDSVTSDNDIALLRLSTPVQFTDYIRPVCLAAGDSTFNNGTDSWVTGWGAVQEGVSLPFPETLQEVQVPVLGNRQCNCLNGVGTVTDNMICAGVLAGGKDSCQGDSGGPMVNQQGSIWVQSGVVSFGFGCARPNLPGVYSRVSRYQSWIESLISSDKPGFVQFTFNGLDADSRYTCPGLPPPVITPTTAEPEGTTPDSGSTASMCGMTPLNTRIVGGEDAPSGSWPWQVSLQIFGGHVCGGSLINKEWVMTAAHCFFSASPTDWQVSLGRQNLQGENPNEVTKSVDTIILHPNYDSVTSDNDIALLRLSTPVQFTDYIRPVCLAAGDSTFNNGTDSWVTGWGAVQEGVSLPFPETLQEVQVPVLGNRQCNCLNGVGTVTDNMICAGVLAGGKDSCQGDSGGPMVNQQGSIWVQSGVVSFGFGCARPNLPGVYSRVSRYQSWIESLISSDKPGFVQFTFNGLDADSSYTCPGLPPPVITPTTAEPEGTTPDSGSTASSAEFL, encoded by the exons ATGACACCCCTGAACACCAGGATAGTTGGAGGTGAAGACGCACCACCTGGAAGTTGGCCCTGGCAGGTTAGTCTGCAGATCTTTGGCGGCCATGTTTGTGGTGGTTCCCTCATCAACAAAGAGTGGGTAATGACTGCTGCTCACTGCTTCTTCAG tgcAAGTCCCACCGATTGGCAGGTCTCTCTTGGCCGTCAGAACCTTCAAGGCGAGAACCCCAATGAAGTGACCAAGAGTGTTGACACAATCATATTGCATCCAAACTATGACAGTGTCACCAGTGACAATGACATTGCTCTGCTCAGACTTTCCACACCAGTCCAATTCACAGACTACATCAGACCTGTGTGTCTGGCAGCGGGTGACAGTACATTCAACAACGGTACTGATAGCTGGGTCACTGGCTGGGGCGCAGTCCAGGAGGGAG TGTCATTACCGTTCCCTGAAACTCTGCAAGAAGTGCAGGTGCCAGTTCTGGGAAATCGACAGTGTAACTGCCTCAATGGAGTGGGTACAGTCACAGACAACATGATTTGTGCTGGTGTTCTGGCAGGAGGCAAAGACTCGTGTCAG GGTGACTCAGGAGGTCCAATGGTGAATCAGCAGGGCTCCATCTGGGTCCAGTCTGGAGTTGTGAGTTTTGGTTTTGGCTGTGCTCGGCCCAATCTGCCGGGAGTCTACTCCAGGGTTTCCCGTTACCAGTCCTGGATCGAGTCCCTCATCAGCTCAGATAAGCCCGGCTTTGTCCAGTTCACCTTCAATGGGCTTGATGCTGACAGCCGCTACACCTGTCCTGGCCTGCCACCTCCTGTTATTACCCCTACTACCGCGGAACCAGAAGGAACCACCCCAGACTCAGGATCCACAGCCTCAA TGTGTGGCATGACACCCCTGAACACCAGGATAGTTGGAGGTGAAGACGCACCATCTGGAAGTTGGCCCTGGCAGGTTAGTCTGCAGATCTTTGGCGGCCATGTTTGTGGTGGTTCCCTCATCAACAAAGAGTGGGTAATGACTGCTGCTCACTGCTTCTTCAG tgcAAGTCCCACCGATTGGCAGGTCTCTCTTGGCCGTCAGAACCTTCAAGGCGAGAACCCCAATGAAGTGACCAAGAGTGTTGACACAATCATATTGCATCCAAACTATGACAGTGTCACCAGTGACAATGACATTGCTCTGCTCAGACTTTCCACACCAGTCCAATTCACAGACTACATCAGACCTGTGTGTCTGGCAGCGGGTGACAGTACATTCAACAACGGTACTGATAGCTGGGTCACTGGCTGGGGCGCAGTCCAGGAGGGAG TGTCATTACCGTTCCCTGAAACTCTGCAAGAAGTGCAGGTGCCAGTTCTGGGAAATCGACAGTGTAACTGCCTCAATGGAGTGGGTACAGTCACAGACAACATGATTTGTGCTGGTGTTCTGGCAGGAGGCAAAGACTCGTGTCAG GGTGACTCAGGAGGTCCAATGGTGAATCAGCAGGGCTCCATCTGGGTCCAGTCTGGAGTTGTGAGTTTTGGTTTTGGCTGTGCTCGGCCCAATCTGCCGGGAGTCTACTCCAGGGTTTCCCGTTACCAGTCCTGGATCGAGTCCCTCATCAGCTCAGATAAGCCCGGCTTTGTCCAGTTCACCTTCAATGGGCTTGATGCTGACAGCAGTTACACCTGTCCTGGCCTGCCACCTCCTGTTATTACCCCTACTACTGCGGAACCAGAAGGAACCACCCCAGATTCAGGATCCACAGCCTCAAGTGCGGAGT ttcTATGA
- the LOC136177005 gene encoding serine protease 27-like — protein sequence MVNQQGSIWVQSGVVSFGFGCARPNLPGVYSRVSRYQSWIESLISSDKPGFVQFTFNGLDADSSYTCPGLPPPVITPTTAEPEGTTPDSGSTASSAELCGMTPLNTRIVGGEDAPSGSWPWQVSLQIFGGHVCGGSLINKEWVMTAAHCFFSASPTDWQVSLGRQNLQGENPNEVTKSVDTIILHPNYDSVTSDNDIALLRLSTPVQFTDYIRPVCLAAGDSTFNNGTDSWVTGWGAVQEGVSLPFPETLQEVQVPVLGNRQCNCLNGVGTVTDNMICAGVLAGGKDSCQGDSGGPMVNQQGSIWVQSGVVSFGFGCARPNLPGVYSRVSRYQSWIESLISSDKPGFVQFTFNGLDADSSYTCPGLPPPVITPTTAEPEGTTPDSGSTASSAEFL from the exons ATGGTGAATCAGCAGGGCTCCATCTGGGTCCAGTCTGGAGTTGTGAGTTTTGGTTTTGGCTGTGCTCGGCCCAATCTGCCGGGAGTCTACTCCAGGGTTTCCCGTTACCAGTCCTGGATCGAGTCCCTCATCAGCTCAGATAAGCCCGGCTTTGTCCAGTTCACCTTCAATGGGCTTGATGCTGACAGCAGCTACACCTGTCCTGGCCTGCCACCTCCTGTTATTACCCCTACTACCGCGGAACCAGAAGGAACCACCCCAGACTCAGGATCCACAGCCTCAAGTGCTGAGT TGTGTGGCATGACACCCCTGAACACCAGGATAGTTGGAGGTGAAGACGCACCATCTGGAAGTTGGCCCTGGCAGGTTAGTCTGCAGATCTTTGGCGGCCATGTTTGTGGTGGTTCCCTCATCAACAAAGAGTGGGTAATGACTGCTGCTCACTGCTTCTTCAG tgcAAGTCCCACCGATTGGCAGGTCTCTCTTGGCCGTCAGAACCTTCAAGGCGAGAACCCCAATGAAGTGACCAAGAGTGTTGACACAATCATATTGCATCCAAACTATGACAGTGTCACCAGTGACAATGACATTGCTCTGCTCAGACTTTCCACACCAGTCCAATTCACAGACTACATCAGACCTGTGTGTCTGGCAGCGGGTGACAGTACATTCAACAACGGTACTGATAGCTGGGTCACTGGCTGGGGCGCAGTCCAGGAGGGAG TGTCATTACCGTTCCCTGAAACTCTGCAAGAAGTGCAGGTGCCAGTTCTGGGAAATCGACAGTGTAACTGCCTCAATGGAGTGGGTACAGTCACAGACAACATGATTTGTGCTGGTGTTCTGGCAGGAGGCAAAGACTCGTGTCAG GGTGACTCAGGAGGTCCAATGGTGAATCAGCAGGGCTCCATCTGGGTCCAATCTGGAGTTGTGAGTTTTGGTTTTGGCTGTGCTCGGCCCAATCTGCCGGGAGTCTACTCCAGGGTTTCCCGTTACCAGTCCTGGATCGAGTCCCTCATCAGCTCAGATAAGCCCGGCTTTGTCCAGTTCACCTTCAATGGGCTTGATGCTGACAGCAGTTACACCTGTCCTGGCCTGCCACCTCCTGTTATTACCCCTACTACTGCGGAACCAGAAGGAACCACCCCAGATTCAGGATCCACAGCCTCAAGTGCGGAGT ttcTATGA
- the LOC136177311 gene encoding serine protease 27-like — MVNQQGSIWVQSGVVSFGFGCARPNLPGVYSRVSRYQSWIESLISSDKPGFVQFTFNGLDADSSYTCPGLPPPVITPTTAEPEGTTPDSGSTASSAELCGMTPLNTRIVGGEDAPSGSWPWQVSLQIFGGHVCGGSLINKEWVMTAAHCFFSASPTDWQVSLGRQNLQGENPNEVTKSVDTIILHPNYDSVTSDNDIALLRLSTPVQFTDYIRPVCLAAGDSTFNNGTDSWVTGWGAVQEGVSLPFPETLQEVQVPVLGNRQCNCLNGVGTVTDNMICAGVLAGGKDSCQGDSGGPMVNQQGSIWVQSGVVSFGFGCARPNLPGVYSRVSRYQSWIESLISSDKPGFVQFTFNGLDADSSYTCPGLPPPVITPTTAEPEGTTPDSGSTASSAEFL; from the exons ATGGTGAATCAGCAGGGCTCCATCTGGGTCCAGTCTGGAGTTGTGAGTTTTGGTTTTGGCTGTGCTCGGCCCAATCTGCCGGGAGTCTACTCCAGGGTTTCCCGTTACCAGTCCTGGATCGAGTCCCTCATCAGCTCAGATAAGCCCGGCTTTGTCCAGTTCACCTTCAATGGGCTTGATGCTGACAGCAGCTACACCTGTCCTGGCCTGCCACCTCCTGTTATTACCCCTACTACCGCGGAACCAGAAGGAACCACCCCAGACTCAGGATCCACAGCCTCAAGTGCTGAGT TGTGTGGCATGACACCCCTGAACACCAGGATAGTTGGAGGTGAAGACGCACCATCTGGAAGTTGGCCCTGGCAGGTTAGTCTGCAGATCTTTGGCGGCCATGTTTGTGGTGGTTCCCTCATCAACAAAGAGTGGGTAATGACTGCTGCTCACTGCTTCTTCAG tgcAAGTCCCACCGATTGGCAGGTCTCTCTTGGCCGTCAGAACCTTCAAGGCGAGAACCCCAATGAAGTGACCAAGAGTGTTGACACAATCATATTGCATCCAAACTATGACAGTGTCACCAGTGACAATGACATTGCTCTGCTCAGACTTTCCACACCAGTCCAATTCACAGACTACATCAGACCTGTGTGTCTGGCAGCGGGTGACAGTACATTCAACAACGGTACTGATAGCTGGGTCACTGGCTGGGGCGCAGTCCAGGAGGGAG TGTCATTACCGTTCCCTGAAACTCTGCAAGAAGTGCAGGTGCCAGTTCTGGGAAATCGACAGTGTAACTGCCTCAATGGAGTGGGTACAGTCACAGACAACATGATTTGTGCTGGTGTTCTGGCAGGAGGCAAAGACTCGTGTCAG GGTGACTCAGGAGGTCCAATGGTGAATCAGCAGGGCTCCATCTGGGTCCAGTCTGGAGTTGTGAGTTTTGGTTTTGGCTGTGCTCGGCCCAATCTGCCGGGAGTCTACTCCAGGGTTTCCCGTTACCAGTCCTGGATCGAGTCCCTCATCAGCTCAGATAAGCCCGGCTTTGTCCAGTTCACCTTCAATGGGCTTGATGCTGACAGCAGTTACACCTGTCCTGGCCTGCCACCTCCTGTTATTACCCCTACTACTGCGGAACCAGAAGGAACCACCCCAGATTCAGGATCCACAGCCTCAAGTGCGGAGT ttcTATGA